A single window of Zea mays cultivar B73 chromosome 10, Zm-B73-REFERENCE-NAM-5.0, whole genome shotgun sequence DNA harbors:
- the LOC100281570 gene encoding Probable indole-3-pyruvate monooxygenase YUCCA5 → MGLLPTDRMDSLFSPRCQWVNGPIIVGAGPSGLAVAACLREQGVPYVMLERADCIASLWQRRTYDRLKLHLPKQFCELPRMPFPDHYPEYPTRRQFIDYLEDYAARFEIRPEFSTTVVLARYDETSGLWRVTTSAPANGGDVEYIGRWLVVATGENAEAVVPDIPGLGGFHGKVTHVSDYKSGEAYAGKRVLVVGCGNSGMEVSLDLSDHGARPAMVVRDAVHVLPREVLGKSTFQLAVLLRRWLPLWLVDKIMVILAWLVLGNLAKLGLRRPAAGPLELKETHGRTPVLDTGALARIRAGDIAVVPAVTRFGKGGQVELADGRTLDFDAVILATGYRSNVPQWLESSNDSFNKEGYPKTAFPHGWKGQSGLYAVGFTRRGLLGASTDAVRIAKDLGNVWREETKPTKRAGACHRRCISVVF, encoded by the exons ATGGGGCTCCTTCCTACCGACCGCATGGACAGCCTCTTCTCCCCGCGCTGCCAGTGGGTGAACGGCCCCATCATCGTGGGCGCGGGGCCCTCGGGTCTCGCCGTGGCGGCGTGCCTGCGCGAGCAGGGCGTCCCCTACGTCATGCTGGAGCGCGCCGACTGCATCGCGTCGCTGTGGCAGAGGCGCACCTACGACCGCCTCAAGCTGCACCTGCCCAAGCAGTTCTGCGAGCTGCCGCGCATGCCCTTCCCCGACCACTACCCGGAGTACCCCACCCGCCGCCAGTTCATCGACTACCTCGAGGACTACGCCGCCAGGTTCGAGATCAGGCCGGAGTTCAGCACCACGGTGGTGTTGGCGCGCTACGACGAGACGTCGGGCCTCTGGCGCGTCACCACCTCGGCGCCCGCCAACGGTGGCGACGTGGAGTACATCGGCCGCTGGCTCGTCGTCGCCACCGGCGAGAACGCCGAGGCCGTCGTGCCCGACATCCCGGGTCTCGGCGGCTTCCACGGCAAGGTCACCCACGTCAGCGACTACAAGTCAGGGGAGGCCTACGCCGGGAAGCGCGTGCTCGTGGTCGGCTGCGGCAACTCCGGGATGGAGGTGTCGCTCGACCTCTCCGACCACGGGGCCCGCCCGGCCATGGTCGTGCGCGACGCCGTGCACGTCCTCCCCCGTGAGGTGCTCGGCAAGTCCACCTTCCAGCTCGCCGTGCTCCTCAGGCGCTGGCTCCCGCTCTGGCTCGTCGACAAGATCATGGTCATCCTCGCCTGGCTCGTCCTGGGCAACCTCGCCAAGCTCGGCCTCCGACGCCCCGCCGCCGGCCCGCTCGAGCTCAAGGAGACACACGGCCGCACACCCGTCCTCGACACCGGCGCGCTCGCGCGCATCCGTGCCGGAGATATCGCCGTCGTCCCTGCCGTGACACGTTTCGGAAAGGGCGGCCAGGTTGAGCTCGCCGACGGACGCACTCTTGACTTCGAcgccgtcatcctcgccaccggatACCGCAGCAACGTTCCCCAGTGGCTCGAG AGCAGCAACGATTCCTTCAACAAGGAAGGATACCCCAAGACGGCCTTCCCTCACGGGTGGAAGGGTCAATCTGGGCTCTACGCCGTGGGTTTCACCCGGCGTGGTCTCTTGGGCGCCTCCACCGACGCCGTGCGCATTGCCAAGGACCTCGGCAACGTCTGGAGGGAGGAGACCAAGCCCACGAAGAGGGCCGGCGCCTGCCACAGGCGCTGCATCTCCGTCGTCTTCTAA